A genomic stretch from Myripristis murdjan chromosome 12, fMyrMur1.1, whole genome shotgun sequence includes:
- the prkaa1 gene encoding 5'-AMP-activated protein kinase catalytic subunit alpha-1 isoform X2: protein MATDKPKHEGRVKIGHYILGDTLGVGTFGKVKVGQHELTKHQVAVKILNRQKIRSLDVVGKIRREIQNLKLFRHPHIIKLYQVISTPTDIFMVMEYVSGGELFDYICKNGKLDEKESRRLFQQIISAVDYCHRHMVVHRDLKPENVLLDAQMNAKIADFGLSNMMSDGEFLRTSCGSPNYAAPEVISGRLYAGPEVDIWSSGVILYALLCGTLPFDDDHVPTLFKKICDGIFFTPQYLNPSVISLLKHMLQVDPMKRATIKEIREDDWFKEDLPKYLFPEDPSYSNNIIDDEALKEVCEKFECTEEEVLACLYSRNHQDPLAVAYHLIIDNRRIMSEAKDFYLASSPPDSFLDDQHLTTSGATVAGILKPHPERVPFLVAETPPRPRHTLDELNPQKSKHQGVRRAKWHLGIRSQSRPNDIMSEVCRAMKQLDYEWKG from the exons TGGGGCAACATGAACTGACCAAGCACCAAGTGGCAGTGAAGATCTTGAATCGACAGAAGATCCGCAGTTTGGATGTGGTGGGAAAGATCCGCAGGGAGATCCAGAACCTCAAGCTTTTTAGGCATCCTCACATAATTAAACT GTATCAGGTTATCAGCACCCCTACAGATATCTTCATGGTGATGGAGTATGTCTCTGGAGGAGAGCTGTTTGACTACATCTGTAAAAATGGAAAG TTGGATGAGAAGGAGAGTCGCCGGCTGTTCCAACAGATTATTTCAGCAGTAGACTACTGCCACAGACACATGGTGGTGCACCGAGACCTCAAGCCAGAGAATGTCTTGCTTGATGCCCAGATGAATGCAAAGATTGCTGACTTTG GTTTATCAAACATGATGTCAGATGGAGAGTTCCTGCGAACAAGCTGTGGTTCTCCAAACTATGCTGCTCCTGAGGTTATCTCAGGAAG GTTATATGCTGGTCCAGAGGTGGATATATGGAGCAGTGGGGTGATTCTATATGCCTTGTTGTGTGGGACGCTTCCCTTTGATGACGACCATGTGCCAACACTCTTTAAGAAGATCTGTGATGGGATTTTCTTCACGCCACAGTATCTGAACCCCTCTGTAATAAGTCTCCTTAAACACATGCTGCAGGTGGACCCCATGAAAAGAGCCACCATCAAAGAGATTCG AGAGGATGACTGGTTCAAAGAGGATCTACCCAAGTATTTGTTCCCTGAGGATCCATCTTACAGCAACAACATAATTGATGATGAGGCCCTGAAGGAGGTATGTGAGAAGTTTGAGTGTACTGAGGAGGAAGTGCTGGCATGCCTGTACAGTCGCAACCATCAGGATCCACTAGCCGTGGCCTACCATCTCATCATCGACAACCGCCGCATCATGAGCGAGGCCAAGGACTTTTACCTGGCCTCCAGCCCCCCTGACTCCTTCCTCGATGACCAGCACCTGACCACCTCTGGAGCCACTGTGGCTGGCATTCTCAAGCCCCACCCTGAGCGTGTGCCCTTCCTGGTGGCAGAGACCCCTCCCCGGCCTCGCCATACACTGGACGAACTGAACCCCCAGAAGTCCAAGCACCAGGGTGTGAGGAGGGCCAAGTGGCACCTGGGTATCCGTAGTCAGAGTAGACCCAATGATATCATGTCAGAGGTGTGCCGTGCCATGAAACAGCTGGATTACGAGTGGAAG gGATAA
- the prkaa1 gene encoding 5'-AMP-activated protein kinase catalytic subunit alpha-1 isoform X1 produces the protein MATDKPKHEGRVKIGHYILGDTLGVGTFGKVKVGQHELTKHQVAVKILNRQKIRSLDVVGKIRREIQNLKLFRHPHIIKLYQVISTPTDIFMVMEYVSGGELFDYICKNGKLDEKESRRLFQQIISAVDYCHRHMVVHRDLKPENVLLDAQMNAKIADFGLSNMMSDGEFLRTSCGSPNYAAPEVISGRLYAGPEVDIWSSGVILYALLCGTLPFDDDHVPTLFKKICDGIFFTPQYLNPSVISLLKHMLQVDPMKRATIKEIREDDWFKEDLPKYLFPEDPSYSNNIIDDEALKEVCEKFECTEEEVLACLYSRNHQDPLAVAYHLIIDNRRIMSEAKDFYLASSPPDSFLDDQHLTTSGATVAGILKPHPERVPFLVAETPPRPRHTLDELNPQKSKHQGVRRAKWHLGIRSQSRPNDIMSEVCRAMKQLDYEWKVVNPYYLRVRRKNPITGMQTKMSLQLYQVDSRTYLLDFRSIDDEMLETKSGTATPHRSGSVGNYRTTVKNDVDGAEGKGDAPAVSTPVHPTKAAEGSLVSSLTSSVDSTGGGDNASYPRPGSHTIEFFEMCANLIKLLAR, from the exons TGGGGCAACATGAACTGACCAAGCACCAAGTGGCAGTGAAGATCTTGAATCGACAGAAGATCCGCAGTTTGGATGTGGTGGGAAAGATCCGCAGGGAGATCCAGAACCTCAAGCTTTTTAGGCATCCTCACATAATTAAACT GTATCAGGTTATCAGCACCCCTACAGATATCTTCATGGTGATGGAGTATGTCTCTGGAGGAGAGCTGTTTGACTACATCTGTAAAAATGGAAAG TTGGATGAGAAGGAGAGTCGCCGGCTGTTCCAACAGATTATTTCAGCAGTAGACTACTGCCACAGACACATGGTGGTGCACCGAGACCTCAAGCCAGAGAATGTCTTGCTTGATGCCCAGATGAATGCAAAGATTGCTGACTTTG GTTTATCAAACATGATGTCAGATGGAGAGTTCCTGCGAACAAGCTGTGGTTCTCCAAACTATGCTGCTCCTGAGGTTATCTCAGGAAG GTTATATGCTGGTCCAGAGGTGGATATATGGAGCAGTGGGGTGATTCTATATGCCTTGTTGTGTGGGACGCTTCCCTTTGATGACGACCATGTGCCAACACTCTTTAAGAAGATCTGTGATGGGATTTTCTTCACGCCACAGTATCTGAACCCCTCTGTAATAAGTCTCCTTAAACACATGCTGCAGGTGGACCCCATGAAAAGAGCCACCATCAAAGAGATTCG AGAGGATGACTGGTTCAAAGAGGATCTACCCAAGTATTTGTTCCCTGAGGATCCATCTTACAGCAACAACATAATTGATGATGAGGCCCTGAAGGAGGTATGTGAGAAGTTTGAGTGTACTGAGGAGGAAGTGCTGGCATGCCTGTACAGTCGCAACCATCAGGATCCACTAGCCGTGGCCTACCATCTCATCATCGACAACCGCCGCATCATGAGCGAGGCCAAGGACTTTTACCTGGCCTCCAGCCCCCCTGACTCCTTCCTCGATGACCAGCACCTGACCACCTCTGGAGCCACTGTGGCTGGCATTCTCAAGCCCCACCCTGAGCGTGTGCCCTTCCTGGTGGCAGAGACCCCTCCCCGGCCTCGCCATACACTGGACGAACTGAACCCCCAGAAGTCCAAGCACCAGGGTGTGAGGAGGGCCAAGTGGCACCTGGGTATCCGTAGTCAGAGTAGACCCAATGATATCATGTCAGAGGTGTGCCGTGCCATGAAACAGCTGGATTACGAGTGGAAG GTTGTGAATCCATATTATTTGCGTGTGAGAAGGAAGAATCCAATCACTGGGATGCAAACCAAGATGAGTCTTCAGCTCTACCAGGTGGACAGCAGAACCTACCTCCTTGACTTTCGTAGCATAGATG atGAGATGTTGGAAACAAAATCTGGGACTGCTACCCCTCACCGCTCTGGGTCAGTGGGGAATTACCGCACCACCGTTAAGAATGACGTAGATGGGGCCGAGGGCAAAGGGGACGCTCCAGCTGTGTCTACTCCTGTGCACCCCACCAAGGCCGCAGAAGGCTCTTTAGTGTCGTCGCTGACCTCATCTGTCGACTCGACAGGAGGGGGAGACAACGCCTCGTACCCCAGACCGGGAAGTCACACCATAGAGTTCTTTGAAATGTGCGCGAATCTTATCAAACTACTTGCACGATAG